The window GCATGTTCCCAGGCTGGTGGGCGACGGGTAACGAGGTGACGAACCACTCGTCTGTTATCCACGAGTACTACTCGCGCGAGTGCCGCGAGCCCGTGCACGTGACGCTGGACACGTCGCTGGCCGGCGCGCGCATGGGGCTGCGCGCGTACGTGTGCGTGGCGCTGGGCGTGCCGCGCGGCAAGCAGGGCTGCATGTTCACCCCGGTTGATGTGGGCCTCACCTACTACGAGCCTGAGGTGAGCCTGAGAGTACTCAGTCCTTATAGAGTTACATACCTCATATTAATTGTTATTAGAGGAACAGAATTCATGGAGGATCATTTTGCTATGTCATTGTCATCTATTGTCAGGAACAGTTGATGAAAATGATACTGAATGTTAATGTGACCTTTAAttgctgtaaaaaaaattaaattttagaatttaataaaaaaattaaatttttcaaagCATATTTTGGTTCAAAAAGTCATAATCATCAAAATTTATTGGGCATTTTCTATGAAACTAAACTCATGAAAGGCACAAAAAGGAACTCTTAAACTCTTGTTTTACAAGTgaatgaaaaatctaaaaatcgaTTTGTGGTTTCAGATAGTGGGCCTGCAGCTGTGCCAGAAGACGATGGGTCCGGGCGGGCGCTCCCGGCAAGTGCAGCCCATGGTGGACCTGGCGCAGGTCGCCGAGGCCGCCTCCAAGCTCTCCACTGTCCTGGACCAGGTGCGTACTCATGGTACAGCTGTGCCAGAAGACGATGGGTCCGGGCGGGCGCTCCCGGCAAGTGCAGCCCATGGTGGACCTGGCGCAGGTCGCCGAGGCCGCCTCCAAGCTCTCCACTGTCCTGGACCAGGTGCGTACTCATGGTACAGCTGTGCCAGAAGACGATGGGTCCGGGCGGGCGCTCCCGGCAAGTGCAGCCCATGGTGGACCTGGCGCAGGTCGCCGAGGCCGCCTCCAAGCTCTCCACTGTCCTGGACCAGGTGCGTACTCATGGTACAGCTGTGCCAGAAGACGATGGGTCCGGGCGGGCGCTCCCGGCAAGTGCAGCCCATGGTGGACCTGGCGCAGGTCGCCGAGGCCGCCTCCAAGCTCTCCACTGTCCTGGACCAGGTGCGTACTCATGGTACAGCTGTGCCAGAAGACGATGGGTCCGGGCGGGCGCTCCCGGCAAGTGCAGCCCATGGTGGACCTGGCGCAGGTCGCCGAGGCCGCCTCCAAGCTCTCCACTGTCCTGGACCAGGTGCGTACTCATGGTACAGCTGTGCCAGAAGACGATGGGTCCGGGCGGGCGCTCCCGGCAAGTGCAGCCCATGGTGGACCTGGCGCAGGTCGCCGAGGCCGCCTCCAAGCTCTCCACTGTCCTGGACCAGGTGCGTACTCATGGTACAGCTGTGCCAGAAGACGATGGGTCCGGGCGGGCGCTCCCGGCAAGTGCAGCCCATGGTGGACCTGGCGCAGGTCGCCGAGGCCGCCTCCAAGCTCTCCACTGTCCTGGACCAGGTGCGTACTCATGGTACAGCTGTGCCAGAAGACGATGGGTCCGGGCGGGCGCTCCCGGCAAGTGCAGCCCATGGTGGACCTGGCGCAGGTCGCCGCCAAGCTCTCCACTGCCCTGGACCAGGTGCATACTCAAGGTACAGCTAGGCCAACAATGTTGATAGAACACTATAGGTATACTCTGAGTAAAGCAAACTCAATTGTTAGCTTAGATTTCATAGTGTTGTTGAAACTGTCAGATCAGCAACAGAATTTCTAATAAGTGAACTGGAAGTGTGGCCAGGCAGTAAGTTGCCAGTGTCACCTGTGTGCAGCTGTGTGGCGATGGTGGGAATGGTGGGCATGGTACATGACGGTGGTTGTGTGGGCAGGTGGTGCAGTACGTGGAGGAGGTGCTGGCGGAGCGCGCGGCGCCCAACGACGGCGTGGGGCGCGAGCTGCTGGAGCTGGTGACGGCGCTGCCCGACATGGCCGCGGACACCTTCAACGACGCCTTCAACTCCGGCGTCAAGGACCTGCTCATGGTGAGGGCGACCACCAGCTTATAAGTGGAAGgttccaggttcgattcctggcggaggccatttctaaattgtctttggtctgatctggtgggaggcttcggccgtagctagttaccacccttccGATAAAGCCGTGCCACCGAGCGATTTGGCGTTTTGGCACGTGTACCGACCGATTTTGAATATTGGTTTAATGAAGCTGTTGTTACTCCTCccccaggttagcccacttccatcttaaactgcatcatcacttaccaccacgtgagatttcagtcgagggctaacttgtattagaataaaaaacaaAGTTTAATTGTGTATTATAGTTTAGAGTgaatatgattctaggtcaatgggaactATTGGTTCCCACTTCCCTTGGATCTTGAGTATTGACAGACGATGGTAATCCTCTTATAAGTGTTGCTTTTTTCTTTGgacatatatataaataaataaaaagccttaataaatttctaaacaaagaaaataatttttatttttatttttaaggacctctcattgagtaaaggcctcctccagattCTTCCAGGTTTTCCTGTTTAGCGCCTTTTTTTTCCAGTCTACTCCTCCCgtttcttttatttcattttcccaGCTTTCCACAGGTCTACCTCTCTTTCGTTTCCCAACTGGGCCATATGGATTTCTTTGGacatatggaaccctaataaaatgtTTAGATATGTATTGGTTGAGTATATAATGTGATTGTGATGCGCATCGCAGGTGGTGACGCTGGCGCAGCTCATCAAGACGCAGCTGCAGCTCAACGAGAAGCTCACGCTGCTCACGTCGCAGTAGCCGCACACCGCCCACAACGCGCACCGCCCACAACGCGCCGCCCGGCGGACTCACACGCGATTAGTTTAAGCTCTAAACTACAATAAACTATGTTTACTATCATTCTGTGTTTTAATATTCTTTCTGGTCCCAGTTCATCTTCTCCTTCCATATCGCTGGCTGTGGATGGATTTTATACCTATGTCTCTGCACCTATATATAGTACGCGACCGGTTGAAATGGTAATCGGGCAGAGAACGCCCCGCACTAACCCGATGCAGGCGAGTCGCAAGTGCTGACAACAACTGTACAAGGTTTCCACTCTGATGGATAATTCGCGAACGCGTAcgttacagacagacaaacattaattttgtggaaataatattattcttttgtAGAATGACAAAcaagatttaaaataaaacaactaaattaaaaaataatgtatttaattaaggcattcagaaatatttttatcaccATTTTGTACTGTTCAGAAATATTGAAATGTGTGGGATTTAGCCACTGGATCACGTGTGCTTCAAACGCACAAAACTGAATAGAGGAGGAAGGAGGCGCGAACCCCAGACCTGCCGAATACGAGGTCGACCTCGACCACTGGCCTACTGTGTGGAGCGGCGCGCGCGCGCGTGCTGGCGCCACACCCAGGCGGGCGCCACGCGGCGCGCGCCCGCGCACGCGCCCTCCGCGCCCTCCCCCACCACGTACTGCACGCTGCTGTCCTCCAGCACCTCGCCCTCCTGCAACACCACCACACCACTCCGTCGTATTATGGATAATATGACAGAGTTGAACTCTTCCTACGATGactcataaacaaataaaatatatcctttACTTTAtgtaatttgttgttatagcggcaatagaaatacgtgATTGTGTGCAAATTTCGACTTTCCACGTACTAGGGTTCacgagaatagaatagatttttattcaaatgaacttttacaagtgcttttgaatcgtcaaataatttaccactggttcggaatgccgttcctaccgagaagaaccagcaagaaactcggcggttgctcttttcaattgttcaatttacaataatattctatactatacaagcaattgcagacccgcgccttgctggagcgagtcaaatccatgcttttttatcatttacataatcttcgattgtgtaatatgcttttgccaggagcatacttttaatagttttttaaactttggtaaaggcaagtctaatattgactgtggaattttattataaaatattacactcattcccacaaatgactttcccacttttctgaggcggagcgtaggagttgcgagcttattacgatttctagttggcctgtcatggaaatcaccgatttttttgtagctgaggatgttttgtcgtacaaaaattatattattgtaaatgtattgagaagctactgtaagaatacctatttccttaaatttctctcgtagggaatcgcgcggttttaaattataaattgcgcgtattgctcTTTTTCAGATGAGAGATGCAGCATGTTGACCGACAAATGGCCGGACAGCGCAGTCCGGCCATTTGACGGCCGGACGGAACCCTCTACTGAGGGTATCTTTCAGGCACagtacccaaaaaaaaaaagatagagcACTCAAGTCCCTGGAATCCAAGCTGCCAACCAAAACTTATGCCAGCCAACCGCGGTGCTGGTGCGCCAACCGCGGTGCTGGTGCGCCAACCGCGGTGCTGGTGCGCCAACCGCGGTGCTGGTGCGCCAACCGCGGTGCTGGTGCGCCAACCGCGGTGCTGGTGCAATCAGAACTCCTGTCGTACTCGTATGTAAACAATGATGCTGGCTCCTGATCAGTCAATTTTCTTCAATGAATTCATTGAATTCGAtcattttagaaagagattctAAATTTTCAAGATGCTGTCAATAAATCGATGAGAATCttaaaagattatttaaattttggaaaaataaaacaaatgaatGTTCATGTGCAAACCTTCAACACGAGCCCTCCGTAAGCGCGTATGTACCGCGCCAGCAGCGCCGCCGCGTCGCCGCGCAGCCGCCGCGCCAGCACGAACGTGCGGCCCGCCCACAGCGCCGGCAGCTCCTGCACACGCGATGGCGCCAACACTTGTATTGCGTTGCGACGCATGCGCGTATCGTGAAAGGGCCTCGAGGCAATCTCACGACTAAAAGGATTGACCGACTCATACACTATAGAAATAATAGCTAATagtaaaaaatacatacaaataaagtaaataataaaaacaaagtgaCACTTCAAAGTAGATTTGGATGCTGAGCGCTACATGCATTCTATTTTGCGCTAGGTGATGCTCACCacttcgcgtggatttcaatttttgaaATCCCTTAGAactaaattttccgggatgaaaagtagccaggtgtcactctccaggtctcgAGCTACATCCGCGCTAacaatcacgtcgatccgttaccACGTGATTAAAATACATa of the Maniola jurtina chromosome 16, ilManJurt1.1, whole genome shotgun sequence genome contains:
- the LOC123873402 gene encoding eukaryotic translation initiation factor 3 subunit F — translated: MPLFVFQNINMALNLTVKVHPVVLFQIVDAYERRNADSHRVIGTLLGTSDKGVVEVTNCFCVPHKEHADQVEAELNYAMDVYELNRRVNASENIVGWWATGNEVTNHSSVIHEYYSRECREPVHVTLDTSLAGARMGLRAYVCVALGVPRGKQGCMFTPVDVGLTYYEPEIVGLQLCQKTMGPGGRSRQVQPMVDLAQVAEAASKLSTVLDQVVQYVEEVLAERAAPNDGVGRELLELVTALPDMAADTFNDAFNSGVKDLLMVVTLAQLIKTQLQLNEKLTLLTSQ